One Bombilactobacillus folatiphilus genomic window, AAGCAGAATAAGTATTTAAGTGAGAAGTTGATTACGGTTCGCGATGGCCGGCTAGTATTACCAGTTAAGCAAGAGTCGCGCAATCATTTTGGTGGTGTAATTCATGACCAAAGTGCTAGTGGACAGACGGTTTATGTAGAGCCGCAAACAGTGATTGCTTTAAATAATAAAATTCAAGAACAGCAAGCACGAGAAAAGCAAATTATCCATCAAATTTTACAAAAGTTAAGTGATACGTTGCGGCCTTACGTTCAAGAATTAGCCCAAAATACCCAGATTATTGGGCAATTGGATTTGATTCAAGCTAAGGCTCAATATGCTGCGCGCTTGCAGGCGGTGGAACCGACGGTCAATGCTAATTATGTCATTGACCTCAAGCAGGCACGGCATCCGCTCATTGATCCAGCCAAAGTAGTTGCGAATACGATTATTTTAGGTAAAGATTATCGAAATATTATTATTACTGGTCCCAATACTGGGGGTAAAACGATCACCTTGAAAACGACGGGGTTGCTGCAGTTGATGGCCCAATCTGGCTTATTTATTCCAGCGCAAGCAGACAGTCAAGTGACAGTTTTAACTGAAATTTTTGCAGATATTGGCGATGAACAATCAATTGAACAAAATTTAAGTACATTTTCTTCGCATATGGATAATATTATTCAGATGTTACCGCATTTAAGTGAATCTAGTTTAGTTTTGTTAGACGAATTAGGTGCGGGCACGGATCCTAAACAGGGTGCAGCTTTAGCAATGGCGTTAATTGAAGCAATGAGTTGCAGTCGTTGCCTCATGTTAGTAACGACGCATTATCCCGAATTAAAATTATTTGCCTATGATTATCCACAGACAACCAATGCTTCGATGGAATTTGATGAACAGACTTTGCAACCGACGTATCGGCTGCTAATTGGTGTGCCAGGTAGCAGTAATGCGTTTGATATTGCTCAGCATTTAGGGATGGACGCTCAAATTGTGCAGCAAGCACGCCAGATTCAAAGCGATGATGAACAAGATTTGAACAAAATGATTCAAGATTTAGAGCGTCAGCGCAAAGAATTCGAACAAAAAACGACACAGTATCAAACGCAATTAGCGCAAGTTCAGCAACAACAAGAAGCGTTGGCTGCTCAGCAACAAACTTTGACCCAGCAACAAAATCAAATATTACAGCAGGCTCAAACCAAGGCTAATCAGTTAGTTGCCCAAGCTCAAGAACGTTCAGAAAAAATTATTGCGGATTTGCATCATTTACAACAACAAGCTCCTGATTTAATTAAGGAAGATCAGATTATTTCGGCCCGCACGAACCTCAAGAAACTTCATCATGATGAAGTTCTGAAGAAAAATAAAGTTTTGCAGCGCCAAAAGCGCAAGCAACAGTTAAAAATCGGTGACGATGTGCATGTCGACGAATATGGTCAAGATGGTGTAATTGTTGGTCAAGATAAAAAAGGCAATTTTGAAGTGCAACTAGGTATTATTAAGATGAAATTAGCGTCCGATCAAATCACGAAGGTGAAAAATCAGCCTGAACAACAGTCACATTTTACGCAAAAACGTTCACATAGTCGAGTACCTCTAAAATTAGATTTGCGGGGTGAACGTTATGAAGAGGCGATGGGCGATTTAGAACAGTATTTAGACGCCGCATTGGTGGCTGGTTACGGTCAAGTGACAATTGTGCATGGTTTTGGAACGGGCGCGATTCGCAAAGGTGTTCAAAAAGCGTTACGGCAAAATCCGCGGGTTAAATCTTTTGAATATGCCCCAGCAAGTTCCGGCGGTCAAGGGGCGACGATTGTTAAATTTGGCTAAGGGACACTAAAGTTGAGTATTTGAAATTAATTGTTATAATTTAGTTATGATTTTGGAATAAGGAGGCTGATCTTAATGGTAGATAGTGTAACCGATCAAGATTTTGAGCAGGAAACGAAAAATGGCTTAGTGTTAACCGATTTTTGGGCTGCATGGTGTGGTCCTTGCAAGATGCAGTCACCAGTGATTGATAAATTGTCGCAGGATTATGACGATGTCAAATTCACTAAAATGGATGTTGATGCGAATCCTAAGGTGCCAGAACAATTTGGGATTCGGGCAATTCCAACCTTAATTTTGAAAAAAGATGGTCAAGTTGTGGAAACTTTAGTTGGTTATCAAAGCGAAGATCAACTGAAAAAAGTTATTGCTAAACATTCTTAATTTAGGTCCAGATTGTTTAAAATGTGAAAGCGGGAATATTTTTATTCACGCTTTTTTTGAATAAACTTTTAGTCTTTTCTGTGAATTATATCTGTTTATAAAATAAAAATTGTATAATAAAACTTGTTTATTATCTGAATATGTTAGGAGTCTGTTCATGTTCAAAAAATTTTGGCAGCATCCGGCAGTGAAGTTTATTGCACTAACTTTGCTGTACTTTCTAATCATTATGGCCTTGGTTTACTTGTATAGTTATTCAGGCATTAATAATAGTAAATTTATCTATAATGAGTTTTAGGAGGCATTAATTTTGCGTTATCAATTAACTAATTTACTGGAGACACTTGATCAAGTAGCACAGAACAATGCAGATATTTGTTATCAGGATCAAGACGGTTCACACTCATATCAAGAGTTGTATCAAAGTACGCAACATTTGGCTGCTTATTTGCAAAGTTTAGAGCTGCCTAGTGGTCAACCATTGATGGTTTACGGTGATCAGAGCTTTTTCACAGTTGTGGCGATGTTAGCTTGTGTGAAGGCGGGACACGCGTACATCCCAGTGGATGCCCATTCGCCGAATGAGCGTTTATTACAAATTAATGAAATTGCACAACCCGCGGCGATTTTAGCAGTGGTTGATTTGCCTGTAGAAGTCGGTGTCGTGACGATTACGTTGCAACAAATTCAAACGGCTTTGGACAGTGAACAACCACCGTTGGATCGTGACCAAATGGTTCACGGCGATGATAATTTTTATATTATTTTTACCTCGGGAACAACAGGTGTGCCTAAAGGGGTACAAATCAGTCATAATAATTTATTAAGCTACGTCAATTGGATGGTGAATGATTTTTACCTGCCGCAAAAGGTACGTTGTTTATCACAGCCACCATATTCGTTTGACTTATCAGTAATGGATTTGTATCCAACTTTAGTTTTAGGTGGCACTTTAAAAGCAGTGTCACAAGAAGTAACCGAAAATTTTCAAAAGTTATTTCAAGTTTTGCCAACTTTAGACTTGCAAGAATGGGTTTCAACACCATCATTTGTGGAACTATGTTTGTTGGATAAGAACTTTGAGCAAGAGCATTATCCAGCTTTAAAGCATTTTTTGTTTTGTGGTGAAGAATTAACGAATAGCACTGCCCAAACGTTGTTAAAACGGTTCCCCCAAGCCCAAATTTTTAATACCTATGGTCCTACCGAAGCTTGTGTGGCGGTGACGGCCATCCAAATTACCCCTCAAATTGTGGAAAAATACGCTCGCTTGCCAATTGGCTATCCCAAAGCAGATACGAAGATTCAATTGGTTGATGCACAGGGCAAGATTAGTCGTGATGGTGAATTGTTGATTAGTGGTCCCAGCGTCTCCAAGGGTTATTTGAATAATCCGGATAAGACAGCGCAAGCTTTTGTGCAACAAGCAGGAGCGTTGGCGTATCGTTCAGGCGATTTGGCGACGATGGCAAGTGACGGTAAGCTGTTTTATCGTGGGCGCAGTGATTTTCAGGTGAAGTTGCACGGTTATCGAATCGAATTGGAAGATATTGATCAAAATTTGGCAGCTTTGCCGCAAGTCGATCAGGCTATCACGGTGCCACGTTATGATGCCCATCAAAAAGTTAGTCAATTGATTGCGTTTGTTGTTTTGAACCAGGCTGTGGATAATCCGAGTGCGAAGCTCAAAGAAGAGTTAGCACAAAATGTGATGTCGTACATGATTCCCCAGCGAATTGAGGTTCGTGACAATCTACCCAAAACAGCGAATGGCAAGATTGATCGTAAAGCTTTAACGGCCGAGGTAAATCATCATGCCTAATGTGCAACCGTATCAAAATCCACAGTATTTTATTTGGCTGTTATTTGCGTTATTGCCGTTGATGGTGGGATTGTACCATGGCAAACGTTGGCGTTGGTATGAAACATTAGTTTCGTTAGTTTTTTTAATTTTGATTTTTGATCAAGACAAACTATCACAAGGAATTGCGCTAATCTGTTATACGATCATTCAAGTGGTGATTGTGGCGGGATATTTTCATTATCGCACTAAAAAAGATTCGCCCAATCAATTCTGGGTCTTTGCATTGGCTGTCTTTTTATCCATTATTCAAGTCATTGTTGTGAAATTTACGCCGCTATTTTGTGCGGGACGTGATTCGATTGTGGCCTTTTTAGGAATTAGTTATCTAACTTTTAAAACCGTCGGCATGTTGATGGAAATTCGCGATGGCGCTATTAAAGAGTTTAGCTTGAGTAAGTTTTTGCATTTTTTGTTGTTCTTTCCCACCTTGTCCTCAGGACCGATCGATCGTTATCGGCGTTTTACTAAGGATTACGAGCAAGTTCCTGATCAAAGCAAATATGTTGAATTAATCGGTAAGGGTCTGCACAATATCTTTTTAGGATTTTTGTATAAGTTTTTGTTAGGCTACCTTTTTGGTACTTTATGGTTGCCACGTCTGGAACGTTTGGCCTTGATGCAACGCAATGGGCACTTTTTAGGATTGTCCATTTATGTCATAGGTGTGATGTATTGTTATAGCATGTATTTATTCTTTGATTTTGCGGGTTATAGTTTGTTTGCTGTTGGGACGAGTTATTTGATGGGAATTGAAACCCCAATTAACTTTAACAAGCCGTTTTTGGCACCCAATATTAAGGAATTTTGGAATCGTTGGCACATGAGTTTGTCCTTTTGGTTCCGCGATTATATTTACATGCGCTTTGTCTTTTGGGCGATGAAGCATAAAGTCCTCAAAAGTCGCGTAGCTATGGCCAATATTGGTTATCTATTGCTGTTTGGTTTGATGGGTATTTGGCATGGTGAAACTTGGTATTATATTGTGTATGGATTATTCCATGCATGTTTGATTATTGGGACAGATGCGTGGTTACGCTTCAAAAAAAAGTACCGTCAAAGCATTCCCAGTAATCGGTGGACAAAAGCGTTAGGCATCTTTTTAACATTTAATGTCGTTTGTTTTAGTTTCTTAATTTTCTCAGGCTTTTTAGATCAATTATGGTTTAGTTAATTTAGGAGGATTTATCATTATGGACGTAAAAACAACAGTTTTGGATATTTTGGCAGATTTAACAGGTACAGATTCTGTGAAAGATAATTTAGATGAATCATTATTTGACAACGGTTTGTTAGATTCTATGGCAACGGTACAATTATTGTTAGAATTACAGCAACAATTGGGCATTGACGTACCAGTGTCTGAATTGGAACGCAGTGAATGGGATACACCGAATAAGGTGATTGCTAAAGTTGAAAGCTTAATCAATGAGTAATTTTAAAAAATTAATCTCAATCATTGCTCCGATGATCATAGCACTGTTATTGGCAGTGTTGGTTTTGTATGGTCCGTTTTGCTTGCCTAAATCAGAGCCGGCAACAGTAGAAAAAGCCGCCACTTCTTTGTCAGCCAATGTTTTAAGAGGCGAACAGCTTAAGGATCAAGCGCTGGATTCGGGCTATTTAATGATTATGGGTTCGTCAGAATTATTGCGTTTTGATTCGTTTCATCCGTCAGTGTTAACGCATAAATATCAACGTGGTTATCAACCGTTTTTGCTGGGATCGGCAGGAACACAATCGTTAACACATTTTTTCTCGGCACAGGCGATGGGCAAACATTTGAATCACAAACGGGTAGTGGTCATCATTTCACCGCAGTGG contains:
- a CDS encoding endonuclease MutS2 — encoded protein: MNQRILQTLEYDKVRQSLTEFLITDPGLDQLKQLQPQTQIAQVKHLLAQTADAVELCRLAQELPIEPLQRIDNELKRLQIDALLNGSELYRISMVLRVTNNIKTAFEQLRLDGVDLQELYDYGAQLVALPNLNLTLQQSVDSQGKLLDTADPQLKRVRRSILQSQQQVHEQMDHYLQGKQNKYLSEKLITVRDGRLVLPVKQESRNHFGGVIHDQSASGQTVYVEPQTVIALNNKIQEQQAREKQIIHQILQKLSDTLRPYVQELAQNTQIIGQLDLIQAKAQYAARLQAVEPTVNANYVIDLKQARHPLIDPAKVVANTIILGKDYRNIIITGPNTGGKTITLKTTGLLQLMAQSGLFIPAQADSQVTVLTEIFADIGDEQSIEQNLSTFSSHMDNIIQMLPHLSESSLVLLDELGAGTDPKQGAALAMALIEAMSCSRCLMLVTTHYPELKLFAYDYPQTTNASMEFDEQTLQPTYRLLIGVPGSSNAFDIAQHLGMDAQIVQQARQIQSDDEQDLNKMIQDLERQRKEFEQKTTQYQTQLAQVQQQQEALAAQQQTLTQQQNQILQQAQTKANQLVAQAQERSEKIIADLHHLQQQAPDLIKEDQIISARTNLKKLHHDEVLKKNKVLQRQKRKQQLKIGDDVHVDEYGQDGVIVGQDKKGNFEVQLGIIKMKLASDQITKVKNQPEQQSHFTQKRSHSRVPLKLDLRGERYEEAMGDLEQYLDAALVAGYGQVTIVHGFGTGAIRKGVQKALRQNPRVKSFEYAPASSGGQGATIVKFG
- the trxA gene encoding thioredoxin; amino-acid sequence: MVDSVTDQDFEQETKNGLVLTDFWAAWCGPCKMQSPVIDKLSQDYDDVKFTKMDVDANPKVPEQFGIRAIPTLILKKDGQVVETLVGYQSEDQLKKVIAKHS
- a CDS encoding teichoic acid D-Ala incorporation-associated protein DltX, translated to MFKKFWQHPAVKFIALTLLYFLIIMALVYLYSYSGINNSKFIYNEF
- the dltA gene encoding D-alanine--poly(phosphoribitol) ligase subunit DltA, with protein sequence MRYQLTNLLETLDQVAQNNADICYQDQDGSHSYQELYQSTQHLAAYLQSLELPSGQPLMVYGDQSFFTVVAMLACVKAGHAYIPVDAHSPNERLLQINEIAQPAAILAVVDLPVEVGVVTITLQQIQTALDSEQPPLDRDQMVHGDDNFYIIFTSGTTGVPKGVQISHNNLLSYVNWMVNDFYLPQKVRCLSQPPYSFDLSVMDLYPTLVLGGTLKAVSQEVTENFQKLFQVLPTLDLQEWVSTPSFVELCLLDKNFEQEHYPALKHFLFCGEELTNSTAQTLLKRFPQAQIFNTYGPTEACVAVTAIQITPQIVEKYARLPIGYPKADTKIQLVDAQGKISRDGELLISGPSVSKGYLNNPDKTAQAFVQQAGALAYRSGDLATMASDGKLFYRGRSDFQVKLHGYRIELEDIDQNLAALPQVDQAITVPRYDAHQKVSQLIAFVVLNQAVDNPSAKLKEELAQNVMSYMIPQRIEVRDNLPKTANGKIDRKALTAEVNHHA
- the dltB gene encoding D-alanyl-lipoteichoic acid biosynthesis protein DltB codes for the protein MPNVQPYQNPQYFIWLLFALLPLMVGLYHGKRWRWYETLVSLVFLILIFDQDKLSQGIALICYTIIQVVIVAGYFHYRTKKDSPNQFWVFALAVFLSIIQVIVVKFTPLFCAGRDSIVAFLGISYLTFKTVGMLMEIRDGAIKEFSLSKFLHFLLFFPTLSSGPIDRYRRFTKDYEQVPDQSKYVELIGKGLHNIFLGFLYKFLLGYLFGTLWLPRLERLALMQRNGHFLGLSIYVIGVMYCYSMYLFFDFAGYSLFAVGTSYLMGIETPINFNKPFLAPNIKEFWNRWHMSLSFWFRDYIYMRFVFWAMKHKVLKSRVAMANIGYLLLFGLMGIWHGETWYYIVYGLFHACLIIGTDAWLRFKKKYRQSIPSNRWTKALGIFLTFNVVCFSFLIFSGFLDQLWFS
- the dltC gene encoding D-alanine--poly(phosphoribitol) ligase subunit DltC, with translation MDVKTTVLDILADLTGTDSVKDNLDESLFDNGLLDSMATVQLLLELQQQLGIDVPVSELERSEWDTPNKVIAKVESLINE